The following DNA comes from Streptomyces sp. NBC_00273.
TGGCGCGTACGCCGCTTGGGACGCGCACAACTCCTATGACACGCACGACGGATAGGCCTTGTACGACGTGCTCCAGGTGAGGCTCGCGCACCTTCGTCGACAAGAGAACGAGAAGTAATCGCGTGGCCGGCTCCACCACCTCCCGTCCCCGCTGGACGTATCGCAGCCCGGACTTCTAACCGCCTTCGACCCGGTTGTCGCAGGCTTAACGCGCATCGGGCCGCGAAGGTGTGGTCTGGGCAGCGGCGCTGGAGGGAGTGGGCATGCGAGGGGTGACGGGCGCGGACCTGCGAGGAGTGCGCGAGACCCGGCTGGAGGAGGTCGCCGACGGCGTGTACGCCTTCGTGCAGCCGGACGGCGGGTGGTGCCTGAGCAACGCGGGGGTGGTACCCGGCAGGCAGTTCACCCTCGTGGTGGACACCGCGGCAACCATCAAGCGGACGAACCTGCTGCGCAAGGAGGTCGACCGGCTCGGGAACAACTCCCGACAGGTCGTGGTGAACACACATCAGCACGGCGACCACACGTTCGGGAACTGTGTCTTCGCCCCGCAGGCCCTGTTCATCGCACACGAGACCGCACGCGGCGACATCGTGAAGTCCGGTCTGGGACTGCAGCAGCTGTGGCCCGACGTGCACTGGGGAGAGGTCCACCTCACGCCGCCGCAGATCACCTTCACCGACCGGATGACGCTGCATCTGGACCCGGGCACGGTCGAACTGCTCCACCCCGGCCCCGCGCACACCACCGGAGACACCGTCGTCTGGGTGCCGGAACAGAAGGTCCTGTTCACAGGCGACATCGTGATGAACGGCGTCACGCCCTTCTGCCTCATGGGTTCCGTCGAGGGAACACTGCGTGTCATCC
Coding sequences within:
- a CDS encoding MBL fold metallo-hydrolase; this encodes MRGVTGADLRGVRETRLEEVADGVYAFVQPDGGWCLSNAGVVPGRQFTLVVDTAATIKRTNLLRKEVDRLGNNSRQVVVNTHQHGDHTFGNCVFAPQALFIAHETARGDIVKSGLGLQQLWPDVHWGEVHLTPPQITFTDRMTLHLDPGTVELLHPGPAHTTGDTVVWVPEQKVLFTGDIVMNGVTPFCLMGSVEGTLRVIQQLRALDPAVVVPGHGAVCGPEVFDTCTRYLRWVQRLAEDGISAELSPLEVARDTDLGEWSELIDAERLVPNLVRAYAENRGGVLGEQIDEMGAFGHMLEFHGGLPICHA